From Selenomonas ruminantium AC2024, a single genomic window includes:
- the leuC gene encoding 3-isopropylmalate dehydratase large subunit has product MGMTMSEKILAKHAGLERVEAGQLVTCKLDMVLANDITAPPSIKIFESIGRPVFDNEKIALVPDHFQPAKDIKSAELAKIVRDFAVKHKIVHYFEQGRVGIEHVILPEQGIVAPGMLTIGADSHTCTYGAVNGFATGVGSTDLGAAMATGEAWFKVPQAIKVELTGSKPAGISGKDVILTLIGQIGVDGALYKSLEFAGEGVKSLTMTDRLTISNMAIEAGGKAGIFPYDEITAEYVKERVKKPFEPVAADDDAVYCQVVKIDLSTLKPVVAFPHLPGNTKRVEDIKEPIAIQQVIIGSCTNGRLEDLQIAAEVFKGHKVADGVRCIVIPGSPAVYKEAMKRGYIDTFIDADCAVSTPTCGPCLGGYMGIMAAGEKCVSTTNRNFRGRMGHVDSEVYLAGPHVAAASAILGRIATAEEVQ; this is encoded by the coding sequence ATGGGTATGACGATGAGCGAGAAGATTCTCGCCAAACATGCAGGGCTGGAGCGCGTGGAAGCGGGACAGCTCGTGACCTGTAAGCTGGATATGGTGCTGGCCAACGATATTACGGCGCCACCGTCCATTAAAATCTTTGAAAGCATAGGCCGTCCGGTCTTTGATAATGAAAAAATTGCTTTGGTGCCCGACCATTTCCAGCCGGCCAAGGATATCAAGTCCGCAGAACTGGCAAAAATCGTGCGGGACTTTGCCGTCAAGCATAAGATTGTGCATTACTTTGAGCAGGGCCGTGTGGGTATTGAACATGTTATCCTGCCGGAACAGGGTATTGTGGCGCCGGGCATGCTGACCATTGGCGCAGATTCCCATACCTGCACCTATGGCGCAGTCAACGGTTTTGCCACGGGCGTGGGCTCCACGGATTTGGGGGCGGCCATGGCCACGGGCGAAGCCTGGTTCAAGGTGCCGCAGGCCATTAAGGTTGAACTTACGGGCTCGAAGCCTGCCGGTATCAGCGGCAAGGATGTTATCCTGACGCTTATCGGTCAGATTGGCGTGGATGGTGCGCTTTATAAGTCGTTGGAATTTGCCGGCGAAGGCGTGAAATCGCTGACCATGACGGACAGGCTTACGATTTCCAATATGGCGATTGAGGCCGGCGGCAAGGCAGGTATCTTCCCCTATGATGAAATCACGGCGGAATATGTCAAAGAACGCGTAAAGAAACCGTTTGAGCCGGTGGCTGCTGATGATGACGCCGTTTACTGTCAGGTCGTGAAAATTGACTTGTCAACTTTGAAACCGGTTGTGGCCTTCCCGCATCTGCCGGGCAATACTAAGCGGGTTGAGGATATCAAAGAGCCGATTGCCATTCAGCAGGTGATTATCGGTTCCTGCACCAATGGCCGTCTGGAAGATTTGCAGATTGCCGCGGAAGTATTCAAGGGCCATAAGGTCGCTGATGGTGTGCGCTGCATTGTGATTCCCGGCAGCCCTGCCGTATATAAAGAAGCCATGAAGCGTGGCTATATTGATACCTTTATCGATGCCGATTGTGCGGTATCCACACCAACTTGCGGGCCGTGCCTGGGCGGTTATATGGGTATTATGGCGGCAGGCGAGAAATGCGTTTCCACCACCAACCGCAATTTCCGTGGCCGCATGGGTCATGTGGATAGTGAAGTTTACTTAGCTGGCCCTCATGTGGCGGCGGCAAGTGCAATCTTGGGCAGAATTGCCACGGCAGAGGAGGTACAGTGA